A genomic stretch from Acidobacteriota bacterium includes:
- the hisS gene encoding histidine--tRNA ligase codes for MSEDAAVKKELAAVKGTRDILPGEVEKWQALEALARTTFELYGFRELRAPVFEATELFEKGSGATSDVVTKEMYTFVDKGGRSLTLRPEYTPSVVRAIVEHRLDLEGAPLRFYFMGPMFRYDKPQKGRYRQFHQVDIEVFGEKDAAVDAEIIEMAHALLRKLGVAGTETLVNSVGCRACRPAYSAALREAAAKRKSELCPDCQRKAETNPLRIFDCKIEACREIAASFPSIQDYLCEECREHFRKLLACLDALKIPYKVDPRLVRGLDYYTKTTFEIVSAGLGAQNALLGGGRYDDMMKDFGGPDICGTGFAMGIERVLSMAQIAAPKRKLVYLAYLGDEAKMAGLELARWLRANGVECLVEYKDRGMKAHFGRANKLGADWVLIVGENEMKSGRFALKDMATGRQVDGPREELLALLRPS; via the coding sequence GTGAGCGAAGACGCCGCGGTCAAGAAAGAGCTCGCCGCCGTCAAGGGCACGCGCGATATCCTGCCCGGCGAGGTCGAGAAGTGGCAGGCCCTCGAGGCCCTGGCCCGCACGACCTTCGAGCTCTACGGCTTCCGCGAGCTGCGGGCCCCCGTTTTCGAGGCCACGGAGCTCTTCGAGAAGGGCAGCGGGGCCACCTCCGATGTCGTCACCAAGGAGATGTACACCTTCGTCGACAAGGGCGGCCGGTCGCTGACCCTGAGGCCCGAGTACACGCCCTCGGTCGTCCGGGCCATCGTCGAGCACCGGCTCGACCTCGAGGGCGCGCCACTGCGCTTTTACTTTATGGGCCCGATGTTCCGCTACGACAAGCCCCAGAAGGGCCGCTACCGCCAGTTCCACCAGGTCGACATCGAGGTCTTCGGCGAGAAGGACGCGGCCGTCGACGCCGAGATCATCGAGATGGCCCACGCCCTGCTCCGCAAGCTCGGCGTGGCCGGGACCGAGACGCTGGTCAACTCGGTCGGCTGCCGGGCCTGCCGCCCGGCCTACAGCGCCGCCCTGCGGGAGGCGGCCGCCAAGCGCAAGTCGGAGCTCTGCCCCGACTGCCAGCGCAAGGCCGAGACCAACCCCCTGCGCATCTTCGACTGCAAGATCGAGGCCTGCCGGGAGATCGCCGCGTCCTTCCCCAGCATCCAGGACTACCTCTGCGAGGAATGCCGGGAGCATTTCCGCAAGCTCCTGGCCTGCCTGGACGCGCTCAAGATCCCTTACAAGGTCGACCCGCGGCTCGTCCGCGGCCTCGATTACTACACCAAGACGACCTTCGAGATCGTCTCGGCCGGCCTCGGCGCCCAGAACGCCCTGCTCGGCGGCGGCCGCTACGACGACATGATGAAGGATTTCGGCGGCCCGGACATCTGCGGCACCGGCTTCGCCATGGGCATCGAGCGGGTCCTGTCGATGGCCCAGATCGCCGCGCCGAAGAGGAAGCTGGTCTACCTCGCTTACCTCGGCGACGAGGCCAAGATGGCGGGCCTCGAGCTGGCCCGCTGGCTGCGGGCGAACGGCGTCGAGTGCCTGGTCGAATACAAAGACCGGGGCATGAAGGCCCACTTCGGCCGGGCCAACAAGCTTGGCGCGGACTGGGTCCTCATCGTCGGCGAGAACGAGATGAAGTCCGGCCGCTTCGCCCTCAAAGATATGGCCACGGGCCGCCAGGTCGACGGCCCCCGCGAGGAGCTGCTGGCGCTCCTCCGGCCAAGCTGA
- a CDS encoding acetyl-CoA carboxylase carboxyltransferase subunit alpha, with translation MDRALEFYTLEKGIVSLKEQIDALNETDDLARKDKIAALRAEIEKEWAEILPRLSTINIVQIARHPRRPYTLDYIACLFQDFMEMHGDRRFADDPAIVAGLAFYKGRTAAVIGHQKGRTTRARIERNFGQANPEGYRKALRVMQEAEKFGFPVITFIDTPGAYPGIGAEERGQAEAIAYNLKIIARLKVPIINVVIGEGGSGGGLGIGYGDQLMMLEHSFYSVISPEGCAAIVWKDQNAVEEAAENLGLRAQTLLDLGIIDRIIPEPPGGAHIDPEQTFKNVDKAIYQALKKFEAVPVEELLDARYRKIRKIGVFEER, from the coding sequence ATGGACAGAGCGCTGGAGTTTTATACTCTCGAGAAGGGCATCGTCTCCCTCAAGGAGCAGATCGACGCCCTGAACGAGACGGACGACCTCGCCCGAAAGGACAAGATCGCCGCCCTCCGCGCCGAGATCGAGAAGGAGTGGGCCGAGATACTGCCCCGGCTCTCGACCATCAACATCGTCCAGATCGCCCGCCACCCCAGGCGCCCCTACACCCTCGATTACATCGCTTGCCTCTTCCAGGATTTCATGGAGATGCACGGCGACCGCCGCTTCGCCGACGACCCGGCCATTGTGGCCGGCCTGGCCTTCTACAAGGGCCGGACGGCGGCCGTCATCGGCCACCAGAAAGGCCGGACGACCCGGGCCCGGATCGAACGCAACTTCGGCCAGGCCAACCCGGAGGGCTACCGCAAGGCCCTGCGGGTCATGCAGGAGGCCGAGAAGTTCGGCTTCCCGGTCATCACCTTCATCGACACCCCCGGGGCCTATCCCGGCATCGGGGCCGAGGAGCGCGGCCAGGCCGAGGCCATCGCCTACAACCTGAAGATCATCGCCCGGCTGAAGGTGCCGATCATCAACGTCGTCATCGGCGAGGGCGGCAGCGGCGGCGGTCTCGGCATCGGCTACGGCGACCAGCTGATGATGCTCGAGCATTCCTTCTACTCGGTCATCTCCCCCGAGGGCTGCGCCGCCATCGTCTGGAAGGACCAGAACGCCGTCGAGGAGGCCGCCGAGAACCTTGGCCTGCGGGCCCAGACCCTCCTCGATCTCGGGATCATCGACAGGATCATCCCCGAGCCGCCGGGCGGCGCCCATATCGACCCCGAGCAGACCTTCAAGAACGTCGACAAGGCCATCTATCAGGCCCTGAAAAAGTTCGAGGCCGTGCCCGTCGAGGAACTGCTCGACGCCCGCTACAGGAAAATCCGCAAGATCGGGGTCTTCGAAGAGCGGTGA
- the rlmB gene encoding 23S rRNA (guanosine(2251)-2'-O)-methyltransferase RlmB → MDRIIRINPLLEALRSAPERVNKVFVQEERGHARLGEVIREAKTRRVPVVFVPARRLDQIAPGHQGVMAEVAPKGYASLEDILARSPKPFVVILDEVEDPQNLGAIVRSAEGAGADGLILPERRSAGLTETVDTVSAGALEHLLVARVPNLVRAMEELKDKGLWLVGAEGSGDEPWYSFDYTGPVGIVLGSEGRGLRPLVRRTCDKVLAIPLTGKVNSLNVAAAAAVFFFEVVRQRRGGVLDLAPRRP, encoded by the coding sequence ATGGACAGGATCATCCGCATCAATCCCCTGCTCGAAGCCCTGCGGTCCGCGCCGGAACGGGTCAACAAGGTCTTCGTCCAGGAGGAGCGGGGCCACGCCCGGCTCGGCGAGGTCATCCGGGAAGCCAAGACCCGGCGCGTGCCCGTGGTCTTCGTGCCCGCCCGGCGGCTGGACCAGATCGCGCCCGGCCATCAGGGCGTCATGGCCGAGGTCGCGCCCAAGGGCTACGCCTCCCTGGAGGACATCCTGGCCCGTTCTCCCAAGCCTTTCGTCGTCATCCTCGACGAGGTTGAGGACCCGCAGAACCTGGGGGCCATCGTCCGCAGCGCCGAGGGAGCCGGGGCCGACGGCCTGATCCTGCCGGAGCGCCGCTCGGCCGGGCTGACGGAGACGGTCGATACGGTCTCGGCCGGCGCCCTCGAGCACCTCCTCGTGGCCCGGGTGCCGAACCTGGTCCGGGCCATGGAGGAGCTCAAGGACAAGGGCCTGTGGCTCGTCGGGGCGGAGGGCTCGGGGGACGAGCCCTGGTACTCCTTCGACTACACCGGGCCGGTCGGCATCGTCCTCGGCTCGGAGGGCAGGGGCCTCCGTCCCCTGGTCCGCCGGACCTGCGACAAGGTCCTGGCCATCCCCCTGACAGGCAAGGTGAACTCCCTGAACGTGGCCGCCGCCGCGGCCGTTTTCTTCTTCGAGGTCGTCCGCCAGCGCCGGGGCGGCGTCCTTGACTTAGCCCCCCGGCGGCCATAG
- a CDS encoding undecaprenyl-diphosphate phosphatase, with product MDYLYSLLAGVIQGLTEFLPVSSSGHLVLIHDILKFDFFDNVLFDVAMHLATLVALVVYFRRDIVRLVRGFFASLSRRDLRNDPDQRLPWLILLAMVPAVAVGYLLESFIGAVLRRPAVVAAALALVAGLFFAAERFAAKTKTLAGMTAADAAAIGAAQAVAFIPGVSRSGITMAAGMGRKLTRTDAARFSFLLSIPTVFGAAVKKGLEIGAAGGADWAVLAVGFVAALASGILAIRFFMGFVGRHSLRPFAWYRLALSALVIVWLLAKG from the coding sequence ATGGATTACCTTTATTCGCTTCTGGCCGGCGTCATCCAGGGCCTGACGGAGTTCCTGCCCGTTTCGAGCTCCGGGCACCTGGTGCTCATCCACGACATCCTCAAATTCGATTTCTTCGACAACGTCCTCTTCGACGTCGCGATGCACCTGGCGACGCTTGTCGCCCTGGTCGTCTATTTCCGCCGGGACATCGTCCGCCTCGTCCGGGGCTTCTTCGCCAGCCTGTCCCGCCGCGACCTGAGGAACGATCCGGACCAGCGCCTGCCCTGGCTCATCCTGCTGGCGATGGTTCCGGCCGTCGCCGTCGGCTACCTGCTCGAATCCTTCATCGGCGCCGTCCTGCGCCGGCCGGCCGTTGTGGCCGCCGCCCTGGCCTTGGTGGCCGGGCTCTTCTTCGCCGCCGAACGGTTCGCCGCGAAGACGAAGACGCTGGCCGGGATGACGGCCGCGGACGCGGCGGCCATCGGCGCCGCCCAGGCCGTGGCCTTCATCCCCGGCGTCTCCCGCTCGGGCATCACCATGGCGGCCGGCATGGGCCGGAAGCTGACCCGGACGGACGCGGCCCGCTTCTCGTTCCTTCTATCCATCCCGACGGTCTTCGGCGCGGCGGTCAAGAAGGGGCTCGAGATCGGCGCCGCCGGCGGGGCCGACTGGGCCGTTCTGGCAGTGGGATTCGTCGCCGCCCTGGCCAGCGGGATCCTGGCCATCCGCTTCTTCATGGGTTTCGTCGGCCGCCATTCCCTCCGTCCCTTCGCCTGGTACCGGCTGGCCCTCAGCGCCCTGGTGATCGTCTGGCTCCTGGCCAAAGGCTGA
- a CDS encoding lysoplasmalogenase: MNAAATLRIMILPACALVAAALAAWSLAGGRKRLHYAAKPLATGLIIAVAALAPAPAPAAYKVLILAGLACSLLGDIALMFPGKWFTAGLAAFLAAQALYVLAFRPEPGQPVPAAVFLSFVLYGLLMFFLLAPGLGPMKLPVLVYVGAITTMAGFAAGRFVYRGGTKPLLAFAGAVLFLVSDSVLAYDKFGKKVPAARVIILGTYFPAQLLIALSI, translated from the coding sequence ATGAACGCGGCGGCGACGCTCCGGATCATGATCCTGCCGGCCTGCGCGCTCGTCGCCGCGGCCCTGGCCGCGTGGTCCCTGGCCGGGGGGCGCAAAAGGCTCCATTACGCCGCCAAGCCGCTGGCCACGGGGCTGATCATCGCCGTGGCCGCTCTCGCCCCGGCTCCCGCCCCGGCGGCCTACAAGGTCCTCATCCTGGCCGGGCTGGCCTGCTCGCTCCTGGGGGACATCGCCCTGATGTTCCCCGGCAAGTGGTTCACGGCCGGGCTGGCAGCCTTCCTGGCCGCCCAAGCCCTGTATGTCCTGGCCTTCAGGCCGGAACCGGGGCAGCCGGTCCCGGCGGCGGTCTTCCTGTCCTTCGTCCTCTATGGCCTGCTGATGTTTTTCCTTCTGGCCCCCGGGCTCGGCCCGATGAAGCTGCCGGTCCTCGTTTACGTCGGGGCGATCACGACCATGGCCGGGTTCGCGGCCGGCCGGTTCGTCTATCGGGGCGGCACGAAACCGCTCCTGGCCTTCGCCGGGGCCGTGCTCTTCCTGGTTTCCGACTCGGTCCTGGCCTATGACAAGTTCGGCAAGAAGGTCCCGGCCGCCCGGGTCATCATCCTCGGAACGTATTTCCCCGCCCAGCTCCTGATCGCGCTTTCGATCTGA
- a CDS encoding thymidylate synthase, with product MNGNIPALAVSGRTLPEAWEKAVLACWNEGVPIQTEYDKPGDPPSRDCTMLWTVEDPFAEPRIHRAFPGGLEDLEIYRQEVVDGIHDHWISPEEGKWTYTYHKRLFAYDIEGRTIDQIAAAVDRLSRTGHTRRAQAITWNPKLDAPTEDPPCLQRLWFRMLEDDRGELVLNMNAHWRSRDAYKAAYMNVFALTDLQRVVAGRVAAKAGRAVRVGRYADLVDSFHIYGSYFREFEGFLKMVERRSFGDRTWPSAYAEPMFEEARERLRQEREAGK from the coding sequence ATGAACGGAAACATCCCGGCCCTGGCGGTCTCCGGACGTACCCTTCCGGAAGCCTGGGAAAAGGCCGTCCTGGCCTGTTGGAATGAGGGCGTCCCCATCCAGACCGAGTACGACAAGCCCGGCGACCCGCCCAGCCGGGACTGCACCATGCTCTGGACGGTCGAGGACCCCTTCGCCGAGCCGCGCATCCACCGGGCCTTCCCGGGCGGCCTGGAGGACCTCGAGATCTACCGCCAGGAGGTCGTCGACGGCATCCACGACCATTGGATCTCGCCGGAAGAGGGCAAGTGGACCTACACCTACCACAAGCGGCTCTTCGCCTACGACATCGAGGGCCGGACGATCGACCAGATCGCCGCGGCCGTCGACCGGCTGTCGCGGACGGGCCACACCCGCCGGGCCCAGGCCATCACCTGGAATCCCAAGCTCGACGCGCCGACCGAGGATCCGCCCTGCCTGCAGCGGCTCTGGTTCCGCATGCTCGAGGACGACCGGGGAGAGCTCGTCCTCAACATGAACGCCCATTGGCGGTCCCGCGACGCCTACAAGGCCGCCTACATGAACGTCTTCGCCCTGACCGACCTCCAGCGCGTCGTGGCCGGCCGCGTCGCCGCGAAGGCCGGGCGAGCCGTCCGGGTCGGCCGCTACGCCGACCTGGTCGACAGCTTTCACATCTACGGCTCGTACTTCCGCGAGTTCGAGGGCTTCCTGAAGATGGTCGAGAGACGTTCGTTCGGGGACCGGACCTGGCCCAGCGCCTACGCCGAGCCCATGTTCGAGGAAGCCCGCGAGCGCCTGCGTCAGGAACGGGAAGCGGGGAAATGA
- a CDS encoding methylated-DNA--[protein]-cysteine S-methyltransferase, whose protein sequence is MPESDAYRARYESPIGTIEVVGTDAGVSGLSFVDIKEEKNDRRAGGRLPAPLAAALAQLEGYFRGDRKVFTVKLDLRGTDFQKMVWSKLLQVEYGRTTTYGALAAAVGRPAAGRAVGGANHSNPVSIIVPCHRVVGSDGRLTGYGGGLWRKEWLLRHEGRDGLFV, encoded by the coding sequence ATGCCCGAATCCGACGCTTATAGGGCCCGTTATGAATCGCCCATCGGAACGATCGAGGTCGTGGGCACGGACGCCGGGGTTTCCGGCCTGAGCTTCGTCGACATCAAAGAAGAAAAGAACGACCGCCGGGCCGGTGGACGGCTGCCCGCCCCGCTCGCCGCCGCCCTGGCCCAGCTCGAAGGCTATTTCCGGGGCGACCGCAAGGTTTTCACCGTCAAGCTCGATCTTCGCGGGACCGACTTTCAGAAAATGGTCTGGTCCAAGCTCCTCCAGGTCGAATACGGCCGGACGACGACCTACGGGGCCTTGGCCGCGGCCGTCGGCCGGCCCGCGGCGGGCCGGGCCGTCGGCGGGGCCAACCACAGCAACCCCGTCTCGATCATCGTCCCCTGCCACCGGGTGGTCGGCAGCGACGGCCGCCTGACGGGCTACGGCGGCGGCCTGTGGCGGAAGGAATGGCTCCTCCGCCACGAAGGCCGGGACGGACTTTTCGTTTGA
- a CDS encoding long-chain fatty acid--CoA ligase: protein MVETLSQLFLNTLKTHVRPDLLAAKIDGEYVPISTEEYGRRVRHLSLGLADLGLGAGDKLILLSENRPEWTITDMAALCAGAITVPIYTSLMPEQIKYMINDSDAKIVVCSNRNLWLKVEAVRSGLPKVRHFVLMDEEGPEGVLSLSEIAARGKTVEAADPGLFEKRALAIKPADVASIIYTSGTTGIPKGAMLTHANFVANTKSLDAVTDFSDKDTILSFLPLSHVLERMTTFSFLYKGAAIYYAESIETVGENLLEVRPTIMISVPRVFDKIYAKVMDNVLEGSALKRKIFFWAVGVGKKYGARQIRHRSIPWGLEVRRGIAAKLVYGKIIEKTGGRVHFFVSGGAPLSADVAEFFYAIGITILEGYGLTETSPVLACNTFDRMKFGTVGPPVPTVEIKIAPDGEIWAKGPNVMKGYYKREQETREAFQDGWFKTGDIGHIDEDGLLVVTDRKKDILVTAGGKNVAPQPIENLLKTNPYIETAVVVGGGRKFISALIVPKFDKLEAYARAQGIPFAGRKELVEREEIRSFMLAEVNRATPNLASYERIKKIVLLDHDFDPDTEMTPSLKVKRHIVEKVFKPLIDLLYKD, encoded by the coding sequence ATGGTCGAAACCCTCAGCCAGCTTTTTCTCAACACGCTCAAGACGCACGTCCGGCCCGATCTCCTGGCTGCCAAGATCGACGGGGAATACGTCCCGATCTCGACCGAAGAGTACGGCCGCCGGGTCCGGCACCTGTCCCTGGGGCTGGCCGATCTCGGCCTGGGCGCCGGCGACAAGCTGATCCTTCTCTCCGAGAACCGCCCCGAATGGACGATCACGGACATGGCCGCCCTCTGCGCCGGAGCGATCACCGTGCCCATCTACACCTCGCTCATGCCGGAGCAGATCAAGTACATGATCAACGATTCGGACGCGAAGATCGTGGTCTGCTCCAATCGGAATCTCTGGCTCAAGGTCGAGGCCGTCCGGTCCGGGCTTCCCAAGGTCCGGCACTTTGTCCTCATGGACGAGGAGGGCCCTGAGGGCGTTCTCAGCCTGTCGGAGATCGCGGCCCGGGGCAAGACCGTCGAAGCCGCCGACCCGGGGCTGTTCGAGAAGCGGGCCCTGGCCATCAAGCCCGCCGACGTGGCTTCGATCATCTACACGTCGGGGACGACGGGCATCCCCAAGGGCGCCATGCTGACCCACGCCAATTTCGTGGCCAACACGAAGTCCCTGGACGCGGTGACGGACTTCAGCGACAAGGACACGATCCTGTCCTTCCTGCCGCTGTCCCACGTCCTCGAGCGGATGACGACCTTCTCCTTCCTCTACAAGGGCGCCGCGATCTATTACGCCGAGAGCATCGAGACCGTGGGCGAGAACCTGCTCGAGGTCCGGCCGACGATCATGATCAGCGTCCCCCGGGTCTTCGACAAGATCTACGCCAAGGTCATGGACAACGTCCTGGAGGGATCGGCCCTCAAGCGCAAGATCTTCTTTTGGGCCGTCGGCGTCGGCAAGAAGTACGGGGCCCGCCAGATCCGCCACCGGTCGATCCCGTGGGGGCTCGAGGTGCGGCGCGGCATCGCGGCCAAGCTTGTCTACGGCAAGATCATCGAGAAGACCGGCGGCCGGGTCCATTTCTTCGTCTCCGGGGGCGCGCCCCTGTCGGCCGACGTGGCCGAGTTCTTCTACGCCATCGGCATCACCATCCTCGAGGGCTACGGCCTGACCGAGACCTCGCCCGTCCTGGCCTGCAACACGTTCGACAGGATGAAATTCGGGACGGTCGGACCGCCGGTCCCAACCGTCGAGATCAAGATCGCCCCGGACGGAGAGATCTGGGCCAAGGGCCCCAACGTCATGAAGGGCTACTACAAGAGGGAGCAGGAGACGCGCGAGGCCTTCCAGGACGGCTGGTTCAAGACGGGCGACATCGGCCATATCGACGAGGACGGGCTGCTGGTCGTCACCGACCGGAAGAAGGACATCCTGGTCACGGCCGGCGGCAAGAACGTCGCCCCGCAGCCGATCGAGAACCTGCTCAAGACCAATCCCTACATCGAGACGGCGGTCGTGGTCGGCGGCGGCCGGAAGTTCATCTCGGCCCTGATCGTGCCGAAATTCGACAAGCTCGAAGCTTATGCCAGGGCCCAGGGCATCCCCTTCGCCGGCCGCAAGGAGCTGGTCGAGCGCGAGGAGATCCGGAGCTTCATGCTGGCCGAGGTCAACCGGGCTACGCCCAACCTGGCCTCCTACGAACGGATCAAGAAGATCGTCCTGCTCGACCACGACTTCGACCCCGACACCGAGATGACGCCGTCGCTCAAGGTCAAGCGTCACATCGTCGAGAAGGTCTTCAAGCCGCTGATCGACCTCCTGTATAAGGACTAG
- the radC gene encoding DNA repair protein RadC, translated as MSDQASGPDRPDDPAPDGAGHRDRLRQKFLNGGLAAFLDYEIVELLLTLGTPRRDCKKPAREALREFKTFGGVLEARPEDLQRIPGIGARNVFGLKLIHEVSRRFLKDRMMSRPVCHSSQEVHDYLCHALRDLKTERFKVIFLDPKNQVIEERTLFEGTVDSSAVYPREVIRDALRYEASALIFAHNHPSGDPEPSLCDREVTRDLVFAARVVQIKVLDHIIIGHNRYFSFADQGLIDDYDLMFNGLPR; from the coding sequence ATGAGCGACCAGGCGAGCGGGCCGGACAGGCCGGACGATCCTGCCCCCGACGGGGCCGGGCACCGGGACCGCCTGCGCCAGAAGTTCCTCAACGGCGGGCTGGCGGCCTTCCTGGACTACGAGATCGTCGAGCTGCTGCTGACCCTGGGGACGCCGCGGCGGGACTGCAAGAAGCCGGCCCGCGAGGCCCTCCGGGAATTCAAGACCTTCGGCGGCGTCCTCGAGGCCCGGCCGGAGGACCTCCAGCGCATCCCGGGCATCGGGGCCCGGAACGTCTTCGGCCTCAAGCTCATCCACGAGGTCTCCCGTCGCTTCCTCAAGGACAGGATGATGAGCCGGCCGGTCTGCCACTCCTCCCAGGAGGTCCATGATTACCTCTGCCACGCCCTGCGCGACCTCAAGACAGAGCGCTTCAAGGTCATCTTCCTCGACCCCAAGAACCAGGTCATCGAGGAGAGGACCCTGTTCGAGGGCACGGTCGACTCGAGCGCCGTCTACCCGCGGGAGGTCATCCGGGACGCCCTGCGCTACGAGGCTTCGGCCCTCATCTTCGCCCACAACCACCCCTCCGGCGATCCGGAGCCTTCGCTCTGCGACCGGGAGGTCACCCGGGACCTCGTCTTCGCCGCCCGGGTGGTCCAGATCAAGGTCCTCGACCACATCATCATCGGCCACAACCGCTACTTCAGCTTCGCCGACCAGGGGCTGATCGACGACTACGACCTGATGTTCAACGGCCTCCCGCGATGA
- the recA gene encoding recombinase RecA produces MAKKETEKERADMVKKDTREPDQVKNAEIDEKQASRHKAIDAALSQIEKQFGKGTIMKLGQKGAAVAIEAIPTGSISFDLALGIGGFPRGRVIEIYGPEATGKTTLALHVIAEAQKRGGQAAFIDAEHALSPEYAAKIGIDIDNLLISQPDFGEQALEIAEVLVRSGAVDVIVVDSVAALVPKAELEGEMGDAHMGLQARLMSQALRKLTAIVARSKTCFIFINQIREKIGVFIGNPETTTGGRALKFYASLRIDVRRLSIIKDGESVVGNRAKVKIVKNKMAPPFREAQFDIIFGEGISKEGDLVDTGFDLGLLEKTGTWYSYKGERLGQGRENVKKLLKENTKLADELEEEIRAKVGLAGGPDGEEKPAAK; encoded by the coding sequence ATGGCCAAGAAAGAGACGGAAAAGGAGCGAGCCGACATGGTGAAAAAGGACACGCGCGAGCCGGACCAGGTCAAGAACGCCGAGATCGACGAGAAGCAGGCCTCGCGCCATAAGGCGATCGACGCCGCGCTGTCGCAGATCGAGAAGCAGTTCGGCAAGGGCACGATCATGAAGCTCGGCCAGAAGGGCGCGGCAGTGGCCATCGAGGCCATCCCGACCGGCTCGATCTCCTTCGACCTGGCCCTGGGCATCGGCGGCTTCCCCCGCGGCCGGGTAATCGAGATCTACGGTCCCGAGGCCACGGGCAAGACGACCCTGGCCCTCCACGTCATCGCCGAGGCCCAGAAGCGGGGCGGCCAGGCGGCCTTCATCGACGCCGAGCACGCCCTGTCGCCCGAGTACGCCGCCAAGATCGGGATCGACATCGACAACCTCCTCATCTCCCAGCCGGACTTCGGCGAGCAGGCCCTGGAGATCGCCGAGGTCCTGGTCCGCAGCGGCGCGGTCGACGTCATCGTCGTCGACTCCGTGGCCGCCCTCGTCCCCAAGGCCGAGCTCGAGGGCGAGATGGGCGACGCCCACATGGGGCTCCAGGCCCGGCTGATGTCCCAGGCCCTGCGCAAGCTGACGGCCATCGTGGCCCGCTCCAAGACCTGCTTCATCTTCATCAACCAGATCAGGGAGAAGATCGGCGTCTTCATCGGCAACCCCGAGACGACGACCGGCGGCCGGGCCCTCAAGTTCTACGCCTCCCTCCGGATCGACGTCCGCCGGCTGTCCATCATCAAGGACGGCGAAAGCGTCGTCGGCAACCGGGCCAAGGTCAAGATCGTCAAGAACAAGATGGCCCCGCCCTTCCGCGAGGCCCAGTTCGACATCATTTTCGGCGAGGGCATCTCCAAGGAAGGCGACCTGGTCGACACCGGTTTCGACCTCGGCCTCCTGGAGAAGACCGGGACCTGGTATTCCTACAAGGGCGAGCGGCTCGGCCAGGGGCGGGAGAACGTCAAGAAGCTCCTCAAGGAGAACACGAAGCTGGCCGACGAGCTCGAGGAGGAGATCCGGGCCAAGGTCGGGCTGGCGGGCGGGCCGGACGGTGAGGAGAAGCCGGCCGCGAAGTGA
- a CDS encoding Fe-Mn family superoxide dismutase, translating to MNYTPKDFARLLGTPGFSDTLLKNHFALYQGYVANTNKVLDILGLMAKDGKTGMPEYAELKRRLGWEFDGMRLHELYFGNLGGKAPLDPASRLARGIVEQYGDIESWEKDFRAAGAMRGIGWVALYEDNANGRLINFWINEHDAGHPAGCAPLLIMDVFEHAFMLDYGLKRADYIEAFFKAVDWAAVGSRLK from the coding sequence ATGAACTATACGCCGAAGGACTTCGCCCGGCTCCTGGGCACGCCCGGTTTCAGCGACACGCTCCTGAAGAACCACTTTGCGCTCTACCAGGGCTATGTCGCCAACACCAACAAGGTCCTGGACATCCTCGGCCTGATGGCCAAGGACGGCAAGACAGGCATGCCCGAATACGCCGAGCTCAAGCGCCGCCTGGGCTGGGAGTTCGACGGCATGCGGCTGCACGAGCTGTACTTCGGAAACCTCGGGGGCAAGGCCCCGCTCGACCCGGCGAGCCGGCTCGCCCGCGGGATCGTCGAGCAGTACGGCGACATCGAGTCCTGGGAGAAGGACTTCCGGGCCGCGGGCGCCATGCGCGGCATCGGCTGGGTCGCGCTCTACGAGGACAACGCCAACGGCCGGCTGATCAACTTCTGGATCAACGAGCACGACGCCGGCCACCCGGCCGGGTGCGCGCCGCTCCTGATCATGGACGTCTTCGAGCACGCCTTCATGCTCGATTACGGCCTGAAGCGGGCCGATTACATCGAGGCCTTCTTCAAGGCGGTCGATTGGGCCGCCGTCGGGTCGCGGCTGAAGTAG